One Enterococcus silesiacus genomic window carries:
- a CDS encoding cytoplasmic protein encodes MNNNDILIRLRYALDIKDTDMIKIFKLGDLEITREELRVLLTKQNEEDELPRDAVCDNRTLEAFLNGLITYKRGKPPVKNGVAPKPTFLITSQSNVNNVLLKKVKIALTLTSDDMLDVLRLAGVYASDSELSAILRKEGHRNYKECGDRYARNFLKGLAIKYRE; translated from the coding sequence ATGAATAACAACGATATATTGATTCGCTTGCGCTATGCATTGGATATCAAAGATACAGATATGATCAAGATCTTTAAACTAGGTGATCTAGAGATTACCAGAGAAGAACTAAGGGTATTACTAACAAAACAAAATGAAGAAGATGAACTTCCACGTGATGCAGTCTGTGATAATCGTACATTAGAGGCTTTCTTGAACGGCTTGATCACGTACAAAAGAGGTAAGCCGCCAGTGAAAAATGGTGTCGCACCTAAGCCAACATTCTTGATCACTAGCCAGAGTAACGTCAATAATGTTTTGCTTAAGAAAGTAAAAATTGCTCTGACGCTTACAAGTGATGACATGCTGGACGTATTGAGACTTGCAGGTGTTTATGCTTCTGATAGTGAACTAAGTGCTATTTTAAGAAAAGAAGGGCATCGCAACTACAAAGAATGTGGCGACCGGTACGCCAGAAATTTCTTGAAAGGTTTAGCAATCAAATATCGGGAATAA